The sequence below is a genomic window from Psychrilyobacter piezotolerans.
TTTCTCCTAAGGCTGTATTTCTATCTCTCTTATCCCTTACTCTTGGTCCTTCCAGCGCTCTTACAATTCCAAAATTTGGTCCCATAGGCTGGAATTCTTTCTTTCCTTCCTCTGTGATATAGTTAATTATCGATCCTGTAGAAGTTAAGTCTTCCAATACAAATTCCTTCTCTCCCAGCATATGGTGGTATAAGTTTATAGCCGACATCATCCCTGTTGCCATAGCTGCCACATATCCCTCTCCCCCTGTTATCTGCCCGGCAAAGAAGATCTTTTCATTAGTTTTTAAATTTAAACTTTTATTCAATAACTTTGTTGAATCTATAAATGTATTTCTATGCATCACTCCATATCTGATAAAATCAGCATTTTCTAATCCTGGAATCATTTGGAATACTCTTTTTTGTTCTCCCCACTTTAAGTTGGTTTGAAATCCTACCAGATTATAGAGTTTCCCGTCTTTATCGTCCTGTCTCAACTGGACTACTGCATAGTCTTTTTCTGTTTTATGCGGATTTGTTAATCCCTTTGGCTTCAACGGCCCGAATAACAGTGTTTTTTCCCCTCTGCTGGCCATTTTTTCCACCGGCATACACGCTTCAAAAACTTTTTCTTCCTCAAAAGTTTTTAGCGGTGACCTTTCAGCGTTTATTAACTCATGGTAGAAATTCTCATACTCTTCCTTTGTCATCCCACAGTTTATATATTCTCCGTCTCCCTTATCGTATCTGGACTGGTAGTAAACCTTCTCCTGATCTATGGATTCCAAAGTTACTATTGGAGCTACTGCGTCATAGAAGTATAGGTTGGTTCCACCTGTTAATTTTAAAATTTCATCTGTAATCCCATCTGATGATAGGGGGCCGCTGGCTATGATTACATAGCTGTCCTTTGGGATTTCCGTTAACTCTTCCCTTATTATCTCTATATTTTCTTCTGCTTCCAATCTCATAGTTACCATCTCGGCAAATTCCTCACGACCTACTGCCAATGCCTGCCCCGCTGGTACACGGGTTTCATCTGCTATTTCCACTAAAAGGGATCCCATCATACGGAGTTCTTCCTTCATTAAACCGGATGCATTGGATAATAAATTTGAACCCAATGAATTACTGCAGACTAATTCTCCAAATTTATCTCCAGTATGAACCTCTGTATTTTTTTTAGGTCTCATCTCGTATAATTTTACCTTCACCCCTCTTTTAGCAAGCTGGTATGCTGCTTCACTTCCTGCTAATCCTGCACCTATTACAACTACCTCTTCTATCTTTTTCATCTTATATTTCCACTCCTTATCTTAACTCATCCTTTTTATAAATATTTTCGCAATAGTTTGCTCCGATTTGAGAGTTCACATCCAAAATCAAGTTTTAATTACACTTGATTTTGGTAGTTGTGAAAAACCGACAACAAGGAAAGAGTTCTAATTAATTTTTTACTCTTCATTATACTAAGTTTATCGGACTTTTAAAAGTCCTTTTCCATATAATTGCAAAAAAGGAGAAATTGCCATTACGACAACCTCCCCTTAAATTATTTCTCAAAAACTTCCGTTGCATTATCCACTTCTAACCCCAGGGCTACCCTCAAGGCTACCATACTTACCTCCAACTGCTCCAAATCAGGCTCTTTAGTCGTTATCTTTTGTAAGCTGAGTCCCGGTATTGCTATCATCTTATACAGCGGGTTATCCAAATGTTTACTGCTATATTTTTGGAATTCATAGGCTAATCCTGCCACTAAGGGCATGAATACAATTCTTAAGACAGCTTTCAGTCCTACCTTCATCCACATATTGTCAGGTTGGGGGATCATAAAATCCAGGCTTGAAAACACAACTATACTTATTATCATCACTATAAGCAAGAAACTTGTCCCGCATCTAGGGTGTAAAGTAGTATATTTTACTGCACTTTCCTTGACTAATTCCTCATTATTTTCAAAAGCATAGATACATTTATGCTCAGCTCCGTGATATTCAAAGACCCTCTTTATCTCCTTAGAAAAAGATATTGCCTTTATATATATAAGGAAAAATAATATTCTCAGTATACCTTCAAAAATATTTGCATTCATCCTATTATTTTTAAACATAAAACTACTTAAAATTGAAGGCAAAACCATAAATAACCCTATTCCTAAAGCCAGAGCTGCTATTACAGTTATCATCAATTCCTTATCTCCTAACTTTTCTTCCTCTTCCCCTGCCTCATTGGCAGAAAATGATAGTTCTTTGGTCCCCAAAATCAGAGTTTCAAACAGGATAGCCCCTCCCCTAATAAATGGAATCTTAGTCAAAAAATTCATAGATGGTTTTAATTTTGTTACCTTATAAACTATTTCCCCCGTGGGTCTTCTCACTGCTGTAGCTAGCGCTTTGGGTCCTTTCATCATGACACCCTCTATTACAGCCTGTCCACCTACCGAAACCTTTTTTCTATCCATAATTATATTATTCCTCCTGATATTACTTTATCGTACGGGTAATTCATGAATTACCCCTCCGTAAAATCAATTTTTTTGTCACAGATTTCTCAGATTAAAACAGAGGTTATGCGACTATTAATTTTTTCTATGATTAATAAAAAAAAAATGTATTAAAGCCTCTCAGCATAGAGTCTCAGAGTTAAATCTTTTGTTCTTGGTTAGAATCTTTTCTCTTTTGACGCAGACTAAAATCTGACTTTTCTTTAGGTTTTAAATTTCGAAGTTTATAGTCGTTTCGCTTCAGCAGCATTGTTCCTACAATGACGATTGTGACTTACTCATTAAGACAATTATAAACCTTCTTGAACTTTTACGTCTCATTTTCTTTCATAGAGAAAAGAGACCCGTATCAAGGACGGAATCCTTGGAACCTTATCTTTTGACACAGATTACACAAATGGTATACAAGTATTAAATTTTCTTATAATTAGACAAAAATTTAAATGTATAATCTAAGTTTACACAGAGATTCACCGAGGTTAGGTTAGAGTTTCACTGAGCTTTCTTCGTTCACTCCGTATCCAAGTAACCCACAGAACATGGATCTCTTCGAGATACACTGAAAACCTCTAATTTACACAGGGAAAATCTGCACCTTTCTGCGTAATCTGCGACTAAGTTTTTATTTTAGTTATTATTTATATTAATAGACTTAATTTTATCATGAAAGGAGGTTTTTTTCAATTTTACACATATTCTAAGGTCACCGACTTTCCAAATTCTTTTAAAATTGCTTCTAATTCCACCACTACCTTTAATTTAATATTAAAATCAATTGGAAAATCCGGGTTTTGATGGGCAGCATTTACAGCAGTTCCTGCTACTATCTTTATATGACTGGCATCAAAAAGGAGCAGTCTCCCAAGGATCCCAGCCCCATCATCACTGGCAATTTCCCTGCCTTCATAAATATATTCCCTTATATACTCCACAGTTTTATTCAGTGTCAGCAGTCCTTCTGTCACAAGATCTACTCCCCTCATATAACCCACTGGAGGCAGGTTGTTTTCATATCCATCTAGATCGATCTTAACCTCTTCATCCCAGGCTTTGGATATTATATTAGCTGTAGTCCCCCCGCTGAGCACTATAACTCCCCGGGACTCCTCTACTCTCTTTATAAATTCTTCATCATCTTCTATATTTTTAGGAGGTCCCGTAAATAGATTTAAATATTTTACAGGCTGAAATTTTATCGACAGAACAGTGGTATCATCTCCCGGTTTATCATTATATAGAGTTTTGCACACATCCAGTAAACTATTGGTTATATCTGTTGCATATTTTTTCTGGGATATATCCCTCAAAAAATCATTTATATTTTCCCACTGCCATCCCAAATTAAGATATTCTCCCACCCCTGCATGAACTGCTCCATCACTGACAACGGTCAATAGATCATCGGGATAAAATTTGAAACGACTCTCAAAAATAGTTTTATCCTTTATAACCCTTTCTTTCCTGTCTATGAAAACATCACAACCATCTCTATAGAAAAACGTAGGAGGATTCTCATATTCGACCATATAACAGTCACCATTATTATTTAACTTTATAATTGTAAAGGTAGAATATGCAAGTTTTCTCACCTTGCACTCGGGGAGGGTATTCATTATTGTTTCTAAGGTCTCATCGATAGTAGAACCGCCCTTCAGCATGGTTATGGCTATCTTCGAAGTCAGGGTAGCCAGGATATTTGCCTTGACCCCGCTTCCCAGCCCGTCAGAAAGCACCAAAAGACACCCATCCTCTGTTTTTATAGATTCTACCTTGTCTCCGCAGAGTTCCTCACCAAATTTATTTATACTTTTATATGAAGCATCTATATAATATTCCATTAAAGACTCTCCTCTTTGTTGAATACATCCCTTAATTTATTGAAGGCCACCTTGGATTCCCCTGTGGTTTCTCCCAACAGACTGGCTATCTCCTGGGCGATTCTCATCTGTTTTTCTATCACTGTCTGGGTTATCTCAAAAGTTTTTTCTTTTAAAGCCCTTATCTCTTCCTTTCTCAACTCATCACTGGTTATGTCGGTGAGTAAAATTAAGATCCCTTCCTTAGGATTCATCGATATAATACTCATCCTCATATAAAGTGCCCCATCTAAAAATGATTGTTTTTTCCAAATAATATTTTCTCCTTCAGAAGACACCTTCTCCAACTTCTCCTTGGATACGAACTCCTCTATAGACCGCTCCCTAGCTTCTTTTGGAGTTATTCCAAAATATCTGCTGAAAGCCATGTTGCTCTCTATGATCTCATATTCATTGTTTAATATAAGGATGGCATTGGGAGAATTTTCAAATATTTCATTGGTAACTTTATCAGCACATTTTTTCATATAGTGAATACACATCTCCTTGTGAGACATCCCCCTATATATAGATATGGCTTTTTCACGGCAGGTATCGTATCCGCACCCGCCGCAGTTTAACTCATCCTCTTTATTATATTTTTCCAGAGTTCCCAAAATTTCTAAAATTTCATCTTCACCGGGCATCTTTTCCTCAAATTTTTTATTATGAAAACCAGCACTAAAATCTATATCACATATATTCTCATTATTTTCTGCTTTTCTATCATTCTCATTTAAATATTTTTTCAACGTCTGTACCCTGGAAAAAGTGGTTGAAGAAGCATTTGACCCGCCGGGACCCCCAAGACAGCTTTGTCTGCATACACTTACCTCTACACAGGTCCCGGTGATACTACCTCTGGATAGTTCATCAAAAAGTTCTATACATTCATCCAAGCCATCTACTCTTAATTGAGTCAGACCTTTTTTTTCAATACTCTCAGTAATTCCCTCTAAGATTCCTCCTACTACAGGATAGCTGCTCCCGAAATTACTTCCAATTTTATCCAGGTCACCGGATTCTCCGTTTTGATAGTCTATTCCTGTTTCTTCCAGCCACTGCGATACCTCATCAAAGGTTAAAACTGCATCTATGGCTCCTGTATGTTTTTCAGATAATGATTCACATTTTTTGGCTATACACGGTCCCAGAAAAACTGTCTTTTCCTTTGGATTCTCTTTTTTTAACAGATAACCATGGGAGATCATAGGAGATGTAAAAGGCATCAAATATGGTATCAACATCGGATAATATTTTTCTATCAGGAGGACTACCGACGGGCAGCAAGTTGTTATATAGATCCCCTGATCACTCTCCGATATATAATTTTCATATAATTTTGAGGTGATGTCGGCCCCTACCGCCGTTTCTTCTATTAGATTAAATCCTAATTTTTGGAGTCCCCATATGAAGCTGTCGGATTTTTCATAAAAGCCTCTAAAAGATGGTGCTATGGAAATATTTACTTTCTCGCCATTTTTAATCATTTTTTTCACGAATTCAAGATCCGAATGAATATTTCTGGCATTCTGGGGACAGCTGGAAAAACAGTGCCCGCAGACAATACATTGTTCCGAGACTATATGTGCCTGATCTTCCTCTATCTTTATGGCTTTTACCCGGCATGTTCTCACACATTTATAACAATTATTACAATTTGCCTCTGAAAAATTCATTATTTTCATAGTCCTCTCTCCCTGATAATTTTTTTAAACTTTTCCTCTGCATCTTCCCTGGAAAAAGAGTAAACACTCTCCTCTCCCTCTATAACAACAGAGACTCCCTCGGTACAATTATTCAGACAAAAACAAGCTTTCAGCTCTACCTCTTTTTCTAATCCCTCTTCCTCTATAATTTTGGTAATTATTTTTATAACATCATAAGAGCCCTTTATATGGCAGGCACTTCCTACACAAACCTTTAAAATCATCCTTCCCCCCCCAATAGCTGTTAACCGCTTTAAAAAATATTTTTTTATCACAAATCACAATTTTTTTAGTGTTCATAACTAAAAATTTTAATTTTATTCCTTATTTTTTTAATTATCTCTTAATAATAATATACCACATTAAAGTAATTCTTTCACAAATTTTGATTGGCAGATCTATCCAACAATCACTTTTATATTTAGGGTATTACAATAATATTGAGACTATGATTTCAAACATTTTCGTACACCTGTGCAGGTTCACTACAGGGTTGCCAGAGGACTTTTTGATTTCACCTGTGTGTTAAAAAACCAATTGACATATTATGATAGATATGATATCATGATCTAGTTACGCGTAGGTGGGGTTATCAGCAACCTGTGCCTGGCGATTAAATTTATGGAGGTGTTACAATGTACGCAGTAATCAAAACTGGAGGAAAACAGTACAAAGTTGCAGAAGGTGAAATATTAAGAGTAGAGAAATTAAATGCTGAAGTTAACGAAACTGTTGAAATGACAGAAGTTTTATTAGTATCTAACAACGGAGAAATGAAAGTAGGAACTCCTGTAGTAGAAGGTGCAAAAGTGTTAGTAGAAGTATTATCACAAGGTAGAGCTAAAAAAGTTATTAACTTCAAATACAAACCTAAAAAGTCAACTCATAGAAGAAAAGGTCACAGACAATCATTCACTGAAATCAAAATCACTTCTATCCAAGGATAATGACAGAGATCACTCTCATTAGACAGGATGAAGAAATTGTAGAATTTTATGGATGGAATCATGCCGAATATGGTGAACATGGTAGCGATATCTTGTGTGCCGCAATCAGTATGATTTTACAACAAGGAGCAGCCGGTATTTTAGAATATCTAAGTATCCCTGCTACTTATTCAACTAATAATGAAACAGGTTTTTTAAGATTAGATCTTAAAACTCCAGATGAAGAAAAGTTGGAAAAATTGGATATGACTATTCATAGTTATAATCAAATTGTTTTAAAAAACAAAAGGGAAATTAATGCAATATTAGGAAGTATGGTAGTAATGCTGGACCAACTAAAGGAGCAATACCCCAAATATATGAAGATTTTCGAAGAGGAGGCTAATTAATGTTTAGAATTGAATTACAACTATTTGCTAAGAAAAAAGGACAAGGTTCTGTAAAGAACGGAAGAGACTCTAACCCTAATTACTTAGGTGTAAAAAAATACGACGGTGAGAAAGTAGTAGCTGGAAACATCGTTGTTAGACAAAGAGGAAACAAATTCCATGCTGGAACTAACATGGGGCAAGGTAAAGATCATACTTTATTTGCTTTAGTTGATGGATATGTTAGATTTGAAAGATTAGGTAAAACTAAGAAGCAAGTTTCTATCTACTCTGAAAGAAAAAGTTTAGTATAAGCTTTTCAAATAAATCCCAGCATTTTGCTGGGATTTATTTATTATATGAGAATTAACTTTGAAAATTGAAAGTGGAAAACCGAAATACTAAGATTTTATTTTTCAACTTTCAATTTTCAAATGAGTTAGAACAATAGGAGGAAAATTATTTATGTTTATAGATGAGGCGATAATCACCGTCAAAGCCGGTAAAGGTGGAGATGGTGCAGCAACATTCAGAAGGGAAAAATATGTACAATTTGGTGGTCCTGATGGGGGGGACGGTGGAAATGGTGGAAGCATCATCTTCGTAGCTGACAACAACATCAACACCTTGGTAGATTTCAGATATAAGAGAGCATTTACAGCAGAAAATGGTGGTAACGGTGCTAAAAAAAGGATGCACGGTAAAACAGGAGAAGACCTGATCATCAAAGTTCCTGTAGGTACCATGGTAAGAGACTTTGAAAGCGGAGCACTACTACTTGATCTCAATGAAAACGGAGAAGAAAGAATTTTATTCCAGGGCGGAAAAGGCGGGGGAGGAAACATCCACTTTAAGAATGCTGTTCGACGTGCTCCTAAGATGGCCGGTAAAGGTCGTAAGGGTAAGGAACTCAGAGTTAAATTGGAATTAAAATTATTAGCTGATGTAGCCTTAGTTGGATACCCAAGTGTAGGTAAATCAAGCTTTATCAACAAGGTTTCTGCTGCTAACTCAAAGGTTGCAAACTACCACTTTACTACTCTGGCTCCTAAACTGGGTGTTGTGAGAGTAGGGGACAACAGATCATTTCTGATGGCTGATATTCCCGGACTTATTGAAGGAGCCCATGAAGGTGTCGGATTAGGAGACAAGTTCCTAAAACATATCGAAAGATGTAAGATGATCTACCATGTGGTAGATGTGTCCGGTATGGAAGGCAGGACTCCTGAGGAAGACTTTGAGAAGATCAACAACGAACTGGAAAAATTCAGTAAGAGACTGGCCGGTAAAAAACAAATAGTTTTAGCCAACAAGATGGATCTGTTATACGATATGGAAAACTATGAAAACTTTAAGATCTATATGGCAGGAAAAGGGATCGAAGTATTCCCTATATCTGTAATTCTTAATGACGGATTAAAGGAAGTTGTAAACAGAACTTGGTCGTTATTGGAGGAGATTCCTCGTGAAGAACTGGAAGAAGAAACAGATGTACTGGATATCTTAAAAGCTATCGAGGATGAAAAACCTGACTGGCATGTGGAGATAGATGAAGAGGGTACCTTTGTCGTTACCGGTAAGATTGTAGAAAACGTACTAAACACCTATGTCTTCAATGATGATGAAGCTATAGTAAGTTTCGTACATGTTTTGAAAAACCTGGGATTAGAGAATCAGTTAATCAAAGCTGGTATCGAAGAGTGGGATACAGTAAGAATTGAAAATGTAGAGTTTGACTATATTGTCTAAGATAAAAAATTAATAAATAAAAAGGATTCTGGAAATTTCTAGAATCCTTTTTTTATGGCACACAGATAACGCGGATTTTATCCACCCTAAATCTGTGCTATCCGCGTGCTATTATCATATTTTTTATGAAGTTTTTGACCTGTCTCCCTATCTAATTCCGTCTCTTCTGTCATCCTTCCTCTGTTCCTGATTATTTTTATTTTTCCATTTTAAAAATTCAACATTTTCTACCATGGTAGACCCGTCCTCATAGGTGGTAACTATAGCTTTATTATCCTTGCTATATTCTACAGAAACAACTTTCTTAGGAGGCTGGAAGTTACTGCAGCCGATAAAAATTGTTGATATTACTAATGTCATTAAATATTTAAATTTTTTCATAATATAACCTCCTCATACGACAAAATCAATAATATATATATATAAATAATGTTCTTTAAGAATGACAATATTCCTTCAAAAATAATATTTAATTTATAGGCTAAAAAATAGCACACTGATTCTAAAGCATACGCTGATTAAAAAGAGATAGAAACAGATATAAAATTAATCTGCTCTTACCCATTTCGATCTGCGTTATCCGTGTGCTATATTTAAAAATAACCATGAAATTTTATATAATTAAAAATTAAAAGGGATTGATTACTCAATCCCTTTTACTATATTATATAAATATATTTAATTTTTTACTTAGAATGATGTACCGAATTTAACACCTACAGATAATTCATCTTTCCCAGCACTGTCTACATTTGCTGTATATCCAGTGTATTTTGCATATGGAGTTACGTTAACTGCTCCTAACTTAGCTCTGTATTGTACTTCTGGTGCAACATACATAGATACATCGTAAGCATCCTTTTGGTTGATTGAGTAAGCTTCTAATCCAAACTCAGTGATGAAGTATGTATTAGGTGCAACTTCTCTTTCATATCCTAAATATTGCTCGATTGATAATGCGAACTTATCGTCACCATCGATGTTTCCTGAGAATAAAGAGTTTTTGTAAGAACCATTTTTCTTAGTTCCTGCGAAATCTAAATAAACATCTCCATAAGTTGACCATAATCCTTCAGTTCCTAAAGCTCTATAGTTTGAGAAGTCTAATTCAAATGCAGTAGTATCATTTACATCATCATAGGCTACGATAGGACTGATATCCATTGCGAATCCGTAATATGTAGTTGATACCTTTGGATTGAAATCCCATCTTCTCTTTGTTTCCATATCTCTAGCACTTGGAGTAGCTGAATCAGATGTGAAGTTTTCTGCAGTGTCATAACCATAAGATACACTTGGTACGAATGTCCACTCTTTACCTAACATATCAAATGTTCCACCTTGGAAATCTATTCCAAAAGTAGTATCCCAACCGTCGTTAGTTCTATTCCAGTCTGAATCATAGTTGAAATCTCTGTCAACATCATATTTGAATCCAAATCTACCCATGTTTAATTTACCCTT
It includes:
- the trmFO gene encoding methylenetetrahydrofolate--tRNA-(uracil(54)-C(5))-methyltransferase (FADH(2)-oxidizing) TrmFO, with amino-acid sequence MKKIEEVVVIGAGLAGSEAAYQLAKRGVKVKLYEMRPKKNTEVHTGDKFGELVCSNSLGSNLLSNASGLMKEELRMMGSLLVEIADETRVPAGQALAVGREEFAEMVTMRLEAEENIEIIREELTEIPKDSYVIIASGPLSSDGITDEILKLTGGTNLYFYDAVAPIVTLESIDQEKVYYQSRYDKGDGEYINCGMTKEEYENFYHELINAERSPLKTFEEEKVFEACMPVEKMASRGEKTLLFGPLKPKGLTNPHKTEKDYAVVQLRQDDKDGKLYNLVGFQTNLKWGEQKRVFQMIPGLENADFIRYGVMHRNTFIDSTKLLNKSLNLKTNEKIFFAGQITGGEGYVAAMATGMMSAINLYHHMLGEKEFVLEDLTSTGSIINYITEEGKKEFQPMGPNFGIVRALEGPRVRDKRDRNTALGERSVEYMKEKIKEIKY
- a CDS encoding DUF1385 domain-containing protein: MDRKKVSVGGQAVIEGVMMKGPKALATAVRRPTGEIVYKVTKLKPSMNFLTKIPFIRGGAILFETLILGTKELSFSANEAGEEEEKLGDKELMITVIAALALGIGLFMVLPSILSSFMFKNNRMNANIFEGILRILFFLIYIKAISFSKEIKRVFEYHGAEHKCIYAFENNEELVKESAVKYTTLHPRCGTSFLLIVMIISIVVFSSLDFMIPQPDNMWMKVGLKAVLRIVFMPLVAGLAYEFQKYSSKHLDNPLYKMIAIPGLSLQKITTKEPDLEQLEVSMVALRVALGLEVDNATEVFEK
- a CDS encoding SpoIIE family protein phosphatase — protein: MEYYIDASYKSINKFGEELCGDKVESIKTEDGCLLVLSDGLGSGVKANILATLTSKIAITMLKGGSTIDETLETIMNTLPECKVRKLAYSTFTIIKLNNNGDCYMVEYENPPTFFYRDGCDVFIDRKERVIKDKTIFESRFKFYPDDLLTVVSDGAVHAGVGEYLNLGWQWENINDFLRDISQKKYATDITNSLLDVCKTLYNDKPGDDTTVLSIKFQPVKYLNLFTGPPKNIEDDEEFIKRVEESRGVIVLSGGTTANIISKAWDEEVKIDLDGYENNLPPVGYMRGVDLVTEGLLTLNKTVEYIREYIYEGREIASDDGAGILGRLLLFDASHIKIVAGTAVNAAHQNPDFPIDFNIKLKVVVELEAILKEFGKSVTLEYV
- a CDS encoding [Fe-Fe] hydrogenase large subunit C-terminal domain-containing protein, encoding MKIMNFSEANCNNCYKCVRTCRVKAIKIEEDQAHIVSEQCIVCGHCFSSCPQNARNIHSDLEFVKKMIKNGEKVNISIAPSFRGFYEKSDSFIWGLQKLGFNLIEETAVGADITSKLYENYISESDQGIYITTCCPSVVLLIEKYYPMLIPYLMPFTSPMISHGYLLKKENPKEKTVFLGPCIAKKCESLSEKHTGAIDAVLTFDEVSQWLEETGIDYQNGESGDLDKIGSNFGSSYPVVGGILEGITESIEKKGLTQLRVDGLDECIELFDELSRGSITGTCVEVSVCRQSCLGGPGGSNASSTTFSRVQTLKKYLNENDRKAENNENICDIDFSAGFHNKKFEEKMPGEDEILEILGTLEKYNKEDELNCGGCGYDTCREKAISIYRGMSHKEMCIHYMKKCADKVTNEIFENSPNAILILNNEYEIIESNMAFSRYFGITPKEARERSIEEFVSKEKLEKVSSEGENIIWKKQSFLDGALYMRMSIISMNPKEGILILLTDITSDELRKEEIRALKEKTFEITQTVIEKQMRIAQEIASLLGETTGESKVAFNKLRDVFNKEESL
- a CDS encoding (2Fe-2S) ferredoxin domain-containing protein; amino-acid sequence: MILKVCVGSACHIKGSYDVIKIITKIIEEEGLEKEVELKACFCLNNCTEGVSVVIEGEESVYSFSREDAEEKFKKIIRERGL
- the rplU gene encoding 50S ribosomal protein L21 encodes the protein MYAVIKTGGKQYKVAEGEILRVEKLNAEVNETVEMTEVLLVSNNGEMKVGTPVVEGAKVLVEVLSQGRAKKVINFKYKPKKSTHRRKGHRQSFTEIKITSIQG
- a CDS encoding ribosomal-processing cysteine protease Prp is translated as MTEITLIRQDEEIVEFYGWNHAEYGEHGSDILCAAISMILQQGAAGILEYLSIPATYSTNNETGFLRLDLKTPDEEKLEKLDMTIHSYNQIVLKNKREINAILGSMVVMLDQLKEQYPKYMKIFEEEAN
- the rpmA gene encoding 50S ribosomal protein L27 is translated as MFRIELQLFAKKKGQGSVKNGRDSNPNYLGVKKYDGEKVVAGNIVVRQRGNKFHAGTNMGQGKDHTLFALVDGYVRFERLGKTKKQVSIYSERKSLV
- the obgE gene encoding GTPase ObgE, with translation MFIDEAIITVKAGKGGDGAATFRREKYVQFGGPDGGDGGNGGSIIFVADNNINTLVDFRYKRAFTAENGGNGAKKRMHGKTGEDLIIKVPVGTMVRDFESGALLLDLNENGEERILFQGGKGGGGNIHFKNAVRRAPKMAGKGRKGKELRVKLELKLLADVALVGYPSVGKSSFINKVSAANSKVANYHFTTLAPKLGVVRVGDNRSFLMADIPGLIEGAHEGVGLGDKFLKHIERCKMIYHVVDVSGMEGRTPEEDFEKINNELEKFSKRLAGKKQIVLANKMDLLYDMENYENFKIYMAGKGIEVFPISVILNDGLKEVVNRTWSLLEEIPREELEEETDVLDILKAIEDEKPDWHVEIDEEGTFVVTGKIVENVLNTYVFNDDEAIVSFVHVLKNLGLENQLIKAGIEEWDTVRIENVEFDYIV